In Wenyingzhuangia fucanilytica, the following are encoded in one genomic region:
- a CDS encoding L-fucose isomerase — protein MSRLIGRLPKVGIRPVIDGRELGVRESLEVQTMDMAKAAAKLIESTLRFPSGEQVECVIADTTIGGVADAAACADKFKREGVEVSLTVTPCWCYGTEVMDTDPLTPKAVWGFNGTERPGAVYLAAALAGYSQKGLPAFGIYGKEVQDGGDQTIPDDVSEKILRFVKGALAVAQMKGKSYLSIGYSSMGIAGSMVDVNFLQDYLGVRAEFVESVELLRRMDEGIYDHDEFEKALAWTKENCKEGKDYNSPEAQKSAEVKDAEWEKVVKMTLICKDLMNGNPKLKEMGFGEESKGRNAIMGGFQGQRQWTDYQPNADYTESILNSSFDWNGIRQAYTFATENDCLNAISMLFGHLLTNKAQLFSDVRTYWSPESVERVTGKKLTGIAKDGIIHLINSGSTTLDATAQQTDAEGNPTMKPFWEITEEEVQKCLDNTKWPAAIAEYFRGGGFSSQFKTKGSMPITMCRLNLVKGLGPVLQIVEGWSVELPEDVHEILDERTNPTWPTTWFVPRLTGTGFFKDVYTVMAKWGANHGAISHGHIGADLISLAAMLRIPVNMHNVNEEDVFRPSAWSAFGEGLEGADYRACDNYGPLYGFKG, from the coding sequence ATGAGTAGATTGATTGGTAGACTACCTAAAGTAGGAATTCGTCCAGTAATTGATGGACGTGAATTAGGAGTAAGAGAGTCTTTAGAGGTTCAGACGATGGACATGGCTAAAGCAGCAGCTAAATTAATAGAATCAACATTACGTTTTCCTAGCGGAGAGCAAGTAGAATGTGTTATTGCAGATACTACTATTGGTGGTGTTGCAGATGCAGCAGCGTGTGCAGATAAATTTAAAAGAGAAGGAGTAGAGGTTTCTTTAACAGTAACGCCATGTTGGTGTTATGGTACAGAAGTAATGGATACAGATCCGTTAACTCCTAAAGCCGTTTGGGGATTTAATGGAACAGAAAGACCTGGAGCTGTTTATTTAGCAGCTGCATTGGCAGGGTATTCTCAAAAAGGATTGCCAGCTTTTGGTATCTATGGTAAAGAAGTACAAGATGGAGGAGACCAAACCATTCCGGATGATGTTTCTGAAAAAATATTACGTTTTGTAAAAGGTGCTTTAGCAGTTGCTCAAATGAAAGGTAAATCTTACTTATCTATAGGGTATAGCTCTATGGGGATTGCAGGTTCTATGGTTGATGTAAACTTTTTGCAAGATTACTTAGGAGTAAGAGCAGAATTTGTGGAGTCTGTAGAGTTGTTAAGACGTATGGATGAAGGAATTTATGATCACGATGAATTTGAAAAAGCATTGGCTTGGACCAAAGAAAACTGTAAAGAAGGAAAAGATTACAACAGCCCAGAAGCTCAAAAATCAGCAGAAGTAAAAGATGCCGAGTGGGAAAAAGTTGTGAAAATGACTTTGATCTGTAAAGATTTAATGAACGGAAACCCTAAGTTAAAAGAAATGGGATTTGGTGAAGAGTCTAAAGGTAGAAATGCTATTATGGGAGGTTTCCAAGGGCAACGTCAGTGGACAGATTACCAACCTAATGCAGATTATACAGAGTCTATTTTAAACTCATCTTTTGATTGGAACGGAATTCGTCAAGCGTACACCTTTGCAACAGAAAACGATTGTTTAAATGCTATTTCTATGTTGTTTGGACATTTGTTAACTAACAAAGCTCAGTTGTTCTCTGATGTACGTACTTATTGGAGTCCAGAATCTGTAGAAAGAGTTACAGGTAAAAAATTAACAGGAATTGCTAAAGATGGAATTATTCACTTAATCAATTCTGGTTCTACAACATTAGATGCTACGGCACAACAAACAGATGCTGAAGGAAATCCTACTATGAAACCATTCTGGGAAATTACAGAAGAGGAAGTTCAAAAATGTTTAGACAATACAAAATGGCCAGCAGCTATTGCAGAATATTTTAGAGGAGGAGGATTCTCTTCTCAGTTTAAAACCAAAGGATCTATGCCTATTACTATGTGTAGATTAAACTTAGTAAAAGGGTTGGGTCCTGTTTTACAAATTGTAGAAGGATGGAGTGTTGAATTGCCAGAAGATGTTCATGAAATTTTAGATGAAAGAACAAACCCAACTTGGCCAACTACTTGGTTTGTACCAAGACTTACTGGAACAGGTTTCTTTAAAGACGTGTATACAGTAATGGCAAAATGGGGAGCAAACCATGGTGCAATATCTCACGGTCATATTGGTGCTGATTTAATTTCTTTAGCAGCTATGTTACGTATTCCTGTAAACATGCATAATGTTAATGAGGAAGACGTATTTAGACCAAGTGCATGGTCTGCTTTTGGAGAAGGATTAGAAGGAGCTGATTATAGAGCTTGTGATAATTATGGTCCGTTATACGGATTTAAAGGATAA
- the fucP gene encoding L-fucose:H+ symporter permease: MTKTEKLPIVPKKYLLPFILITSLFALWGFANDITNPMVAAFATVMEISTAKAALVQLAFYGGYATMAIPAALFVRKYSYKKGILLGLALYAFGALLFFPAAKYEIFEFFLGSLYILTFGLAFLETTANPFILSMGDEKTATQRLNLAQAFNPIGSLLGMFVASKFILVALDSDKRNEIGELIFTTLAEAKKAIIRTHDLGIIRDPYVILGFVVLVMLVVIAVTKMPEKKQTSKISSPADSFKRLFKNIKYREGVIAQMFYVAAQIMCWTFIIQYAGNLGISKADAQNYNIIAMTIFLLSRFIGTFLMKYVSSRKLLMFFAIGAIITISGVILIESIIGLYLLIATSAFMSIMFPTIYGIALNGLSEEDTALGAAGLVMAIVGGALMPILQGTMIDMDKIGPLSGVNFSFILPLICFCFIAIYGYRTIKKA, from the coding sequence ATGACTAAAACAGAAAAACTACCAATAGTACCTAAAAAATATCTACTACCCTTTATTCTAATTACATCATTATTTGCATTATGGGGTTTTGCTAACGATATTACCAATCCTATGGTTGCAGCTTTTGCAACTGTAATGGAAATTTCCACTGCAAAGGCAGCATTGGTACAACTAGCTTTTTATGGTGGTTATGCTACCATGGCTATTCCCGCTGCTTTATTTGTAAGAAAATACAGTTATAAAAAAGGAATACTATTAGGCCTAGCTTTATATGCTTTTGGAGCTTTATTATTTTTCCCAGCTGCCAAATATGAGATTTTTGAATTCTTTTTAGGCTCTTTATACATCCTAACTTTTGGACTAGCTTTTTTAGAAACAACCGCCAATCCTTTTATTTTATCTATGGGTGATGAAAAGACTGCAACCCAACGTTTAAATTTAGCTCAAGCTTTTAACCCTATTGGTTCTTTGCTAGGAATGTTTGTTGCTTCAAAATTTATTTTAGTTGCCTTAGATTCTGATAAAAGAAATGAAATAGGTGAATTAATTTTTACCACTTTAGCCGAAGCTAAAAAAGCAATTATTAGAACCCATGATTTAGGAATTATTAGAGACCCATATGTAATCTTAGGTTTTGTTGTACTTGTAATGCTTGTTGTTATTGCTGTAACTAAAATGCCAGAAAAAAAGCAAACAAGCAAGATTTCTAGCCCCGCAGACTCTTTTAAAAGATTGTTTAAAAACATTAAATATAGAGAAGGAGTTATTGCGCAAATGTTTTATGTGGCTGCACAAATCATGTGTTGGACATTTATTATTCAATACGCTGGTAATTTAGGAATTTCTAAAGCAGATGCTCAAAACTACAACATTATAGCTATGACCATCTTTTTACTAAGTCGTTTCATAGGTACTTTCTTAATGAAATATGTTAGCTCAAGAAAATTGTTGATGTTTTTTGCCATAGGAGCAATTATCACAATCTCTGGAGTGATTTTAATTGAAAGTATTATAGGACTTTATTTACTAATTGCAACATCTGCATTTATGTCTATTATGTTCCCAACTATTTATGGTATTGCTCTTAATGGTTTAAGCGAAGAAGATACTGCCCTAGGTGCCGCTGGATTAGTAATGGCAATTGTAGGAGGAGCTTTGATGCCAATTTTACAAGGTACAATGATAGACATGGATAAAATAGGACCTTTATCTGGAGTTAATTTTTCATTTATACTACCTCTTATCTGTTTCTGTTTTATCGCTATTTACGGATATAGAACCATTAAAAAAGCATAA
- a CDS encoding AIR synthase related protein, with translation MSSEVSKRYSQRGVSASKEDVHNAIKNVDKGLFPKAFCKIVPDYLTNDDDYCLIMHADGAGTKSSLAYMYWKETGDASVWKGIAQDALIMNIDDLLCVGATDNIMLSSTIGRNKNLIPGEVISEIINGTEELLTELANFGVKIHSTGGETADVGDLVRTIIVDSTVTARMKRSDVVNNANIKPGDVIVGLESFGQASYEKSYNGGMGSNGLTSARHDVFHKYLAEKYPESYDAAVPEELVYSGNTKLTDAVENSPIDAGKLVLSPTRTYAPIIKAILAKYTPEEIHGMVHCSGGAQTKILHFVENLHIVKDNMFDVPPLFKLIQENSGTDWKEMYQVFNMGHRMEIYVPAEIANDIIEISKSFNVDAKVIGRVETAKAEGQKSLEINSEFGTFNY, from the coding sequence ATGAGTTCTGAAGTAAGTAAAAGATATAGCCAACGTGGAGTATCAGCTTCTAAAGAAGATGTACACAACGCAATTAAAAATGTTGACAAAGGATTATTCCCAAAAGCATTTTGTAAAATTGTTCCTGATTACTTAACAAATGATGATGACTATTGTTTGATTATGCATGCCGATGGTGCTGGTACCAAATCTTCTTTAGCTTATATGTATTGGAAAGAAACAGGAGATGCTTCTGTTTGGAAAGGAATTGCTCAAGATGCTTTAATTATGAATATTGATGATTTGTTATGTGTAGGTGCTACAGATAACATTATGTTATCATCAACTATTGGTAGAAACAAAAACTTAATTCCTGGAGAAGTAATTTCTGAAATTATTAACGGTACCGAAGAATTATTAACCGAACTAGCAAACTTTGGTGTTAAAATTCATTCAACAGGTGGTGAAACTGCTGATGTTGGAGATTTAGTTCGTACTATTATTGTTGATTCAACAGTAACTGCTCGTATGAAACGTAGCGATGTTGTAAACAATGCTAATATTAAACCAGGTGATGTTATTGTAGGATTAGAGTCTTTTGGACAAGCTTCTTATGAAAAAAGTTACAATGGAGGAATGGGGTCTAACGGATTAACGTCTGCTAGACACGATGTTTTCCATAAATATTTAGCAGAAAAATACCCTGAAAGTTATGATGCTGCTGTTCCTGAAGAATTAGTCTATTCTGGAAACACTAAATTAACCGATGCTGTAGAGAACTCTCCTATTGACGCTGGTAAATTGGTATTGTCTCCTACAAGAACTTACGCACCAATCATCAAAGCTATATTAGCTAAATATACTCCAGAAGAAATTCACGGAATGGTACATTGTTCAGGAGGAGCACAAACAAAAATATTACACTTTGTAGAAAACTTACACATTGTTAAAGACAATATGTTTGATGTTCCGCCATTGTTTAAATTGATTCAAGAAAACTCTGGTACAGACTGGAAAGAAATGTATCAAGTATTTAACATGGGACACAGAATGGAAATTTATGTTCCTGCAGAAATTGCTAATGATATTATTGAAATATCAAAAAGTTTTAACGTAGATGCTAAAGTTATTGGTCGCGTAGAAACTGCTAAAGCTGAAGGACAAAAAAGTTTAGAAATCAACAGTGAGTTTGGTACTTTTAATTACTAA
- a CDS encoding alpha-hydroxy acid oxidase, which translates to MALKFNDKYPSIDDLRTKAQKKIPNFAFEYLDGGCNEDVNRDRNISDLKDVLLKPEYIRPYNGSTLKTKLFGIEYDAPFGVAPVGLQGLMWPNSPEILAKAAFEHNLPFILSTVTTSSIERISEITEGKSWFQLYHPAENSLRDDIIKRAEAAECPVLVILCDVPTFGFRPRDFRNGLAMPPKMTLKNILQVMGKPDWALNTLIHGQPAFKTLEKYMPKGLDLKHLAKFMDQTFSGRLNEEKIKPIRDMWKGKLVLKGVQSLADTEQAIKLGLDGVIVSNHGGRQLDAGESTIKPLGRIAEKYGDQIEVMMDSGLRGGPDIARAIATGASFTFMGRPFMYGAAALGKKGGDHTMHLLKAELQQVMEQLCCEKIEDLPNCLIK; encoded by the coding sequence ATGGCATTAAAGTTCAACGACAAATACCCATCAATAGATGATTTAAGAACTAAAGCACAAAAAAAAATACCAAATTTTGCTTTTGAATATTTAGATGGTGGATGTAATGAAGATGTTAACCGAGATAGAAATATTTCGGACTTAAAAGATGTATTATTAAAACCTGAGTACATTAGACCCTACAATGGATCTACGCTAAAAACCAAGCTATTTGGTATTGAATATGATGCCCCTTTTGGAGTTGCTCCTGTAGGACTTCAAGGTTTAATGTGGCCTAATTCTCCAGAAATTTTAGCCAAAGCAGCTTTTGAACACAACCTTCCTTTTATACTAAGTACTGTAACTACTTCTAGTATAGAACGTATTTCAGAAATTACTGAAGGAAAATCATGGTTCCAGTTATATCATCCAGCAGAAAATAGCTTAAGAGATGATATTATTAAAAGAGCTGAAGCAGCAGAATGCCCTGTATTGGTTATTCTTTGTGATGTACCTACTTTTGGATTTAGACCTAGAGATTTTAGAAACGGTTTAGCAATGCCTCCTAAAATGACTCTTAAAAACATTCTACAAGTAATGGGTAAACCTGATTGGGCACTAAACACACTTATACATGGTCAACCTGCTTTTAAAACTTTAGAAAAATACATGCCAAAAGGTTTAGATTTAAAACACTTGGCTAAGTTTATGGATCAGACCTTTAGCGGTAGATTAAACGAAGAAAAAATAAAGCCTATTCGAGATATGTGGAAAGGAAAATTGGTTTTAAAAGGCGTACAGTCTTTGGCCGATACCGAACAAGCTATTAAATTAGGTTTAGATGGTGTTATTGTATCTAATCACGGAGGAAGACAGTTAGATGCTGGTGAATCTACAATTAAGCCCTTAGGTAGAATTGCAGAAAAATACGGAGATCAAATTGAAGTAATGATGGATAGCGGACTAAGAGGAGGACCTGATATTGCTAGAGCCATAGCTACTGGAGCTTCTTTTACTTTTATGGGACGTCCGTTTATGTATGGAGCTGCTGCTTTAGGTAAAAAAGGTGGTGACCACACAATGCATTTATTAAAAGCCGAATTACAACAGGTAATGGAACAACTTTGTTGTGAAAAAATTGAAGACTTACCAAACTGTTTGATAAAATAA
- the aldA gene encoding aldehyde dehydrogenase — MKEFNQFINGQFVKSTSTKVTKVLNPCTEEVISIIPEGSVEDANLAIDAAYHAQKQWRRLAAIERARYLNQMADVIRDNRVFLAETLAAEQAKVMSLAQVEIDVTAEYFDYNAAWARRIEGEIIQSDNRKEHLFLHKAPIGVAVGVLPWNFPFFVMARKLAPSLVTGNTCVIKPSCVAPNTVLEFFKLIEKLNVPAGVINYVCGTGPVVGNALTKNPRTGIVSLTGSVFAGQKIMEAAAPNITKVSLELGGKAPAIVCADADLELAAQAIVNSKVIFSGQVCNCAERLYVEESIHDQFMDMLKEKMGAVKVEDAFATNNPDMSSMVSSDQVNKVEEMVNFAKKEGAEIVMGGSRSSQFDKGYFYQPTLLTNVNHNMQIIKEEVFGPVLPVMKFSTLDEAIELANDCEYGLTSSIFSENYNKVMHASMELEFGETYINRQHFEAIQGFHAGWKKSGLGGADGKHGMEEYLQTKVVYSQYR; from the coding sequence ATGAAAGAATTTAATCAATTTATAAACGGTCAATTTGTAAAGTCTACTTCTACAAAAGTAACTAAGGTACTAAATCCATGTACAGAAGAAGTTATTTCTATAATTCCAGAGGGATCTGTTGAAGATGCTAACTTAGCAATTGACGCTGCTTACCATGCACAAAAACAATGGAGAAGATTAGCCGCTATTGAAAGAGCTAGATATTTAAACCAAATGGCTGATGTTATTAGAGATAACAGAGTATTTTTAGCTGAAACTTTAGCTGCTGAACAAGCAAAAGTAATGTCTTTAGCACAGGTTGAAATTGATGTAACTGCAGAGTATTTTGATTATAACGCTGCTTGGGCAAGAAGAATTGAAGGAGAAATTATACAAAGTGACAACCGTAAAGAACATTTGTTTTTACACAAAGCTCCTATTGGTGTTGCTGTTGGTGTGCTACCTTGGAACTTCCCTTTCTTTGTAATGGCTAGAAAATTAGCTCCATCTTTAGTTACAGGTAATACTTGTGTAATTAAACCAAGTTGTGTGGCTCCAAATACTGTATTAGAATTCTTTAAATTAATAGAAAAATTAAATGTTCCTGCTGGAGTTATCAACTATGTATGTGGTACAGGACCAGTTGTTGGAAACGCTTTAACAAAAAACCCACGTACAGGTATTGTTAGTTTAACTGGTAGTGTGTTTGCAGGACAAAAAATTATGGAAGCTGCCGCTCCAAACATTACTAAAGTTTCTTTAGAATTAGGAGGAAAAGCACCAGCTATTGTTTGTGCGGATGCAGATTTAGAATTAGCCGCTCAAGCTATTGTAAATTCTAAAGTAATCTTTAGCGGACAAGTTTGTAACTGTGCAGAGAGATTATACGTAGAAGAATCTATCCATGATCAATTTATGGACATGTTAAAAGAAAAAATGGGTGCAGTAAAAGTAGAAGATGCTTTTGCAACCAACAATCCAGATATGAGTAGTATGGTTTCTTCTGACCAAGTTAACAAGGTAGAAGAAATGGTGAATTTTGCTAAAAAAGAAGGAGCAGAAATCGTAATGGGAGGTTCTAGATCTTCGCAATTTGATAAAGGATATTTCTATCAACCAACCTTATTAACAAACGTAAACCACAATATGCAAATTATTAAAGAAGAAGTCTTTGGTCCTGTTTTACCAGTGATGAAGTTCTCTACTTTAGATGAAGCTATTGAATTAGCAAACGATTGTGAATACGGATTAACATCTTCTATATTTTCAGAAAATTACAACAAAGTGATGCATGCTTCTATGGAGTTAGAGTTTGGTGAAACTTACATTAACAGACAGCACTTTGAAGCCATCCAAGGATTCCATGCAGGTTGGAAAAAATCTGGTCTTGGTGGAGCCGATGGTAAACACGGTATGGAAGAATACTTACAAACAAAAGTTGTTTATTCTCAATACAGATAA
- the rhaD gene encoding rhamnulose-1-phosphate aldolase, which produces MKTLKLPVEVEAELKKVSKVGGYLWQREWAERNAGNISMNLTSFFKKEDVEGIGEEVAFDFPKECAGFVIYITGTGCYLRDLVDMLEEVSCILYINEDATAYSIIWGGKRPNFGPTCELISHASIHLFNSKHNPENLAVVHTHPIELICMSHHDLFDDEEELNRQLWMMCPEVKVFVPKGVHCTPYALSSTAALAEVTMEAFKTRNISLWEKHGATATAPDVEKAWDFLDVANKGAKLLLTCWAAGFKPAGLSNEQLTELEQFI; this is translated from the coding sequence ATGAAAACTTTAAAACTTCCAGTAGAGGTAGAAGCAGAATTAAAAAAAGTATCTAAAGTAGGAGGATATTTATGGCAAAGAGAATGGGCAGAAAGAAATGCAGGAAATATTTCGATGAACTTAACATCTTTCTTTAAAAAAGAAGATGTAGAAGGAATTGGAGAAGAGGTTGCTTTTGATTTTCCTAAAGAATGTGCTGGTTTTGTAATTTATATTACAGGAACAGGGTGTTACTTAAGAGATTTAGTAGATATGTTAGAAGAGGTGTCTTGTATTCTTTATATCAATGAAGATGCAACTGCTTATTCTATTATTTGGGGAGGAAAAAGACCAAACTTTGGTCCAACTTGTGAGTTGATTTCTCATGCTAGTATTCACTTGTTTAACTCAAAACATAATCCAGAAAACTTAGCTGTAGTACACACACACCCAATTGAATTGATTTGTATGAGTCACCATGATTTGTTTGACGATGAAGAAGAGTTAAACAGACAATTATGGATGATGTGTCCTGAAGTAAAAGTATTTGTTCCTAAGGGAGTGCACTGTACTCCATATGCATTATCAAGTACAGCTGCTTTGGCAGAAGTTACTATGGAGGCCTTTAAAACTAGAAATATTTCGTTGTGGGAAAAGCACGGAGCAACAGCAACAGCACCAGATGTTGAAAAAGCTTGGGACTTTTTAGATGTAGCAAATAAAGGAGCAAAATTGTTATTGACATGTTGGGCTGCAGGATTTAAACCAGCAGGACTTTCAAATGAGCAATTAACAGAATTAGAGCAGTTTATATAA
- a CDS encoding glutamine synthetase beta-grasp domain-containing protein — protein MAKIKLEYIWLDGYFPTQNLRSKTKVEEHENFQGTLEEIGNWSFDGSSTKQAEGGSSDCVLVPVAIYPDPARINGWLVMTEVYNADGTPHESNGRATIDDDNDDFWFGFEQEYFIMDTETDLPLGFPRGGYPKPQGMYYCSVGGRNTHGRDLVEEHADLCIEAGLNFEGINQEVASGQWEFQLFAKGAKKAGDEIWIARYLLDRLTEGRGMYIEYHPKPLGDTDWNGSGMHANFSNSVLRTCGSKEKYAEICEAFRPYTKEHIAVYGEFNDQRLTGKHETAAITDFSWGVSDRGASIRIPIIAVEKGYKGWLEDRRPASNGDPYKIAARIIKTVKTVS, from the coding sequence ATGGCTAAAATTAAATTAGAGTATATCTGGTTAGATGGATACTTTCCAACTCAAAACTTAAGAAGTAAAACTAAAGTTGAGGAGCACGAAAACTTTCAAGGAACATTAGAAGAGATCGGAAACTGGTCTTTTGATGGTTCATCTACAAAACAAGCAGAAGGAGGATCTTCTGACTGTGTATTAGTACCTGTAGCAATTTATCCTGATCCAGCTCGTATCAACGGATGGTTAGTAATGACTGAGGTTTATAATGCTGATGGAACTCCACACGAATCTAACGGACGTGCTACTATTGATGATGATAATGATGATTTCTGGTTTGGATTTGAACAAGAATACTTTATCATGGATACTGAAACTGACTTACCATTAGGATTCCCTAGAGGAGGATACCCTAAGCCACAAGGTATGTACTACTGTTCAGTTGGAGGTAGAAACACTCATGGTCGTGATTTAGTTGAAGAGCATGCAGATTTATGTATCGAGGCTGGATTGAACTTTGAAGGAATTAACCAAGAGGTTGCTTCTGGACAATGGGAATTCCAATTGTTTGCAAAAGGTGCTAAGAAAGCTGGAGATGAAATCTGGATCGCTAGATATTTATTAGATCGTTTAACTGAAGGTCGTGGAATGTACATTGAGTACCACCCAAAACCATTAGGAGATACTGACTGGAATGGATCTGGAATGCACGCTAACTTCTCTAACTCTGTGTTAAGAACTTGTGGTTCTAAAGAAAAGTACGCTGAAATCTGTGAAGCTTTCCGTCCTTACACTAAAGAACACATTGCTGTATACGGTGAGTTTAACGACCAACGTTTAACTGGTAAGCATGAGACTGCTGCTATTACTGATTTCTCTTGGGGAGTTTCTGATAGAGGAGCGTCTATCCGTATTCCAATTATCGCTGTAGAAAAAGGATACAAAGGATGGTTAGAAGACCGTCGTCCTGCTTCAAACGGAGACCCATACAAAATTGCTGCTCGTATTATCAAAACAGTTAAGACTGTTTCATAA
- a CDS encoding helix-turn-helix domain-containing protein: MALVKNAHLGDPSPNKQNFINLKIKMLCCRYWLLNLWDCHEMIFPFWRIYWNKNTGGQLIHQDKVDDMDPNYIYIIPPFTSFSSRYSKNHIYNEGIHVGGKHLNAKHNEDQLASQYLIHFFIHFNLGVPFDNVYPGILKIELTDYLRDRLEYLTERLKIENKDFKLTFNLKLQAFIKEALTNIGSELWKAINIDERVLQIIRYVESNIEKKLSNTEMSELVNMAPNSFARLFKKEMNITLHNFIQNRKIAKSCELFEHTTKTIEDISFSLGFSDRYHFSRVFKQVTGLTPASYKSGKYT; encoded by the coding sequence ATGGCTCTTGTTAAAAACGCACATTTGGGGGATCCTTCTCCTAACAAACAAAACTTTATCAACCTAAAAATAAAGATGTTATGCTGTAGGTATTGGCTTTTAAATTTGTGGGATTGTCATGAAATGATTTTTCCTTTTTGGAGGATATATTGGAATAAAAACACAGGGGGTCAACTTATACACCAAGACAAGGTTGATGATATGGATCCTAACTACATATATATAATACCACCATTCACATCTTTTTCATCTAGATATTCAAAAAATCATATTTACAATGAGGGGATACATGTAGGAGGAAAACACTTAAACGCCAAGCACAACGAAGATCAGTTAGCTTCTCAATACTTAATACATTTTTTTATTCATTTTAACCTAGGAGTGCCTTTTGATAATGTTTATCCTGGTATATTAAAAATTGAATTAACCGATTATTTAAGAGATAGGTTAGAGTATTTAACCGAAAGATTAAAAATTGAAAACAAAGATTTTAAATTAACTTTTAATTTAAAACTACAAGCTTTTATTAAAGAAGCACTCACCAATATTGGATCAGAGTTATGGAAAGCAATTAATATAGACGAAAGAGTTTTACAAATAATTCGTTACGTTGAAAGTAATATTGAAAAAAAATTAAGCAATACAGAAATGTCTGAACTTGTAAATATGGCTCCAAATTCTTTTGCTAGATTATTTAAAAAAGAAATGAATATTACCCTACATAATTTTATTCAAAATAGAAAAATAGCCAAATCATGTGAGCTATTTGAGCATACTACAAAAACAATTGAAGATATATCCTTTAGTTTAGGCTTTTCTGACAGGTATCATTTCTCCAGGGTATTTAAGCAAGTAACTGGCTTAACTCCAGCCTCATACAAATCAGGAAAATACACATAA
- a CDS encoding zinc-dependent peptidase, with product MVVMLVVLFLIGIGIYSYRKSISDNKTIVPRNLHVLLLSNVLFYEKLKEEDRQEFRNKIELFLKAVNVESVGFRLEDIDVVLVAASAVIPVFYFENWQYSNLSTVILYPDYFNKDLSFTEGDVDRNIGGLVGTGRFRHQMILSRKALHYGFNNKTDKSNTGIHEFVHLIDMLDGDVDGVPNRLLSNAYVIPWLDLIHKEMEAINNDESDIRAYGGTKQEEFFAVASEYFFERPDLLKRKHPELFKMMELCFCSKR from the coding sequence ATGGTAGTAATGTTAGTAGTTTTATTCCTGATAGGAATTGGTATTTATAGTTATAGAAAATCTATTTCTGATAATAAAACAATAGTTCCTCGTAATTTACATGTGTTATTGTTGTCTAATGTATTGTTTTATGAAAAATTAAAAGAAGAGGATAGACAAGAGTTTAGAAATAAGATTGAGCTTTTCTTAAAAGCCGTGAATGTTGAATCTGTAGGGTTTAGATTAGAAGATATTGATGTAGTTTTAGTAGCTGCAAGTGCTGTTATTCCTGTTTTTTACTTCGAAAATTGGCAATACTCCAACTTATCAACTGTTATTTTATATCCTGATTATTTTAATAAAGACTTAAGTTTTACCGAAGGTGATGTTGATAGAAATATTGGAGGTCTGGTAGGAACTGGAAGGTTTAGGCATCAAATGATTTTATCACGCAAGGCATTACATTATGGTTTTAATAATAAAACTGATAAAAGTAATACAGGTATACATGAATTTGTTCATCTGATAGATATGTTAGATGGGGATGTAGATGGCGTTCCTAATAGGCTATTATCTAACGCTTATGTAATTCCATGGTTAGATTTAATTCATAAAGAAATGGAGGCTATTAATAATGATGAATCTGATATTAGAGCCTACGGAGGAACCAAGCAAGAAGAGTTTTTTGCAGTAGCTTCCGAATATTTTTTTGAACGCCCTGATCTTTTAAAACGAAAACATCCTGAGTTATTTAAAATGATGGAGTTGTGCTTTTGTAGTAAAAGATAA